Proteins encoded within one genomic window of Synergistaceae bacterium:
- a CDS encoding GntR family transcriptional regulator, translating to MNEKMLSEARYQQLAADIASRIAEGSYKEGDKIFARSSLASQYRVSPETARRAICVLSELGIVEALKGSGVTIKSRENA from the coding sequence ATGAACGAAAAGATGTTAAGCGAAGCTAGGTATCAGCAGCTTGCCGCGGATATTGCCTCACGAATAGCGGAAGGAAGCTATAAAGAGGGAGATAAAATTTTTGCACGGTCTTCCCTTGCTTCTCAGTATCGTGTTTCTCCTGAAACAGCAAGGAGGGCAATTTGTGTTCTTTCTGAGCTAGGAATTGTTGAAGCATTAAAAGGCAGTGGAGTTACCATTAAATCCAGAGAAAATGC